One window of the Pseudomonas sp. S04 genome contains the following:
- a CDS encoding phosphotransferase, which produces MNLDLHPLQGRRIIYRWQQGTLQQHLRALLPHWGNEPLSISSQDLDSNASFVNYVRHHRLVDPSNGQTLDLVEKSIRKVAFIGSQEARFYRTGEMLEGSEHFQYPACLGVIETPWESLIFTDFVIGKPPRMHAIAPQLALGIAELESLSHRFLDSRPVHQAPLYWSMDFYRPWFLLRPRFNFARCLPELERLAQSDERFAGLADSFKAFEPELARLGRAARRSPRCISHMDYLRKNLFVDGAKLQLIDWSEVKVGRVGFDGGAYLGSLFRRKDMTLFLTAQKQFIETYRKALPAEFDTDDALRNLHYMFLLNALFHCLRPETIAEYQDKERMPLLRQKYDYLLSLL; this is translated from the coding sequence TGCAAGGCCGCAGAATCATCTACCGTTGGCAACAAGGCACCCTGCAACAGCACTTACGCGCCTTGCTGCCCCACTGGGGCAATGAGCCACTTTCCATTAGCAGTCAGGACCTGGACTCCAACGCCTCCTTCGTCAATTACGTGCGCCATCATCGCCTGGTGGATCCAAGCAATGGTCAGACCTTGGATCTGGTGGAAAAGTCCATTCGCAAAGTGGCTTTTATTGGCAGTCAGGAAGCGCGCTTCTATCGCACCGGGGAGATGCTCGAGGGCAGCGAACATTTTCAGTACCCGGCCTGCCTGGGGGTAATCGAAACCCCGTGGGAAAGCTTGATCTTCACTGACTTCGTCATTGGCAAACCGCCGCGCATGCACGCGATCGCTCCCCAACTGGCGCTGGGCATCGCTGAACTGGAAAGCCTCAGTCACCGCTTTCTCGATTCTCGTCCAGTGCATCAGGCGCCCCTGTACTGGAGCATGGACTTCTACCGCCCGTGGTTCCTGCTGCGCCCGCGCTTCAACTTCGCCCGCTGCCTGCCCGAGCTCGAACGCCTGGCGCAGAGCGATGAGCGCTTCGCCGGCCTGGCCGATTCATTCAAGGCTTTCGAGCCCGAGTTGGCCCGCCTTGGTCGAGCCGCACGTCGTAGCCCACGCTGCATCAGTCACATGGACTATCTGCGTAAAAACTTGTTCGTCGATGGCGCAAAACTGCAATTGATCGACTGGAGCGAGGTCAAGGTCGGGCGCGTGGGTTTCGATGGCGGAGCCTACCTGGGGAGCTTGTTCCGGCGTAAGGACATGACATTGTTTCTTACCGCACAAAAGCAGTTCATCGAGACTTATCGCAAAGCATTACCGGCAGAGTTCGATACCGACGATGCGCTGCGTAATCTGCACTACATGTTCCTGCTTAATGCACTCTTCCATTGCCTGCGCCCGGAGACTATCGCCGAGTACCAGGACAAGGAACGCATGCCCCTGCTTCGGCAGAAATATGATTACTTGCTCAGCTTGCTCTAA